From the Oleiphilus messinensis genome, one window contains:
- a CDS encoding PHA/PHB synthase family protein, translating to MTDRRRKSLKNSLYIETPIRETKRHHIDTQQHIDNQSIDSQKIEKQQRTQKMDERSIGAETKAIDRLIHAFIGYGTGGNSPAAIVQAYFDWASHLVMVPGKQMELQKNLFRNLSRFAVYSGRVMRNENPEPPMTPLPQDYRFKNEAWQRFPFNLLHQSFLMQEQWWHYATTGVPGVAKRNEEMVSFGARQILDMFSPSNFPLTNPEVLAKTMKTGGRNFIDGFKNWSQDLQRQINKEPPAGSEKYQVGKNLAVTPGKVIFRNHLIELIQYTPTTEKVQKEPLLIVPAWIMKYYILDLSEQNSMVKYLVDQGHTVFMISWLNPTSQDRNLSMDDYRKHGVMAAIDAVSHIVPDTPIHTAGYCLGGTILSIAAATMARDNDNRIASVTLFAAQTDFTEAGELMLFINESQLTFLEDLMWEQGYLDSEQMAGAFMMLRSKDLLYSRIVHEYMMGERNGMNDLMSWNADTTRMPYRMHSQYLRSLFLNNDLAEGRFEVGANPIFLRDIRVPIFAVGASKDHVAPWQSVFKIRRLTSAPEVTFLLTSGGHNAGIISEPGHARRSYMVNTRKRGDKYVGPDAWLEVAEKHEGSWWPHWHEWLRNHSSGETTAPAMGNVEAGYHEICDAPGTYILQK from the coding sequence TTGACTGACCGCCGTCGCAAATCTTTAAAAAACAGTCTCTATATTGAGACGCCTATTCGCGAAACTAAACGACATCACATCGACACACAACAACACATCGATAATCAATCGATCGATAGTCAAAAGATCGAAAAACAACAGAGGACTCAGAAAATGGATGAGCGGAGTATTGGTGCAGAGACGAAAGCGATTGATAGATTAATCCATGCCTTTATTGGCTATGGAACGGGCGGAAACTCTCCGGCGGCAATTGTGCAGGCCTATTTTGACTGGGCTTCCCATCTGGTTATGGTACCGGGTAAACAAATGGAACTGCAGAAAAACCTGTTCCGAAATCTATCTCGTTTTGCCGTGTACTCCGGGCGGGTGATGCGTAATGAAAATCCCGAACCACCCATGACCCCGCTGCCTCAGGACTACCGTTTTAAAAATGAAGCCTGGCAACGTTTCCCTTTCAATCTTTTGCATCAAAGCTTTCTGATGCAGGAGCAGTGGTGGCACTACGCAACCACCGGCGTGCCTGGAGTTGCCAAGCGGAATGAAGAAATGGTGTCATTTGGCGCTCGTCAGATACTGGATATGTTTTCACCTTCAAACTTCCCGCTGACCAATCCAGAGGTTTTAGCCAAAACCATGAAAACCGGGGGGCGAAACTTTATCGATGGCTTCAAGAACTGGTCTCAGGATTTGCAACGTCAGATAAACAAAGAGCCACCTGCGGGCAGCGAGAAATACCAAGTGGGTAAAAATCTGGCCGTTACACCGGGCAAGGTCATTTTCAGGAACCATTTGATTGAGTTAATCCAGTACACACCGACCACCGAAAAAGTACAAAAAGAGCCCTTGCTCATTGTCCCGGCCTGGATAATGAAATACTACATCCTGGATTTGTCCGAACAGAATTCCATGGTGAAATATCTGGTGGATCAAGGCCATACCGTATTCATGATTTCCTGGTTGAATCCAACCAGCCAGGACCGCAACCTGTCAATGGATGACTATCGCAAACACGGCGTCATGGCAGCAATTGATGCCGTTTCACATATTGTTCCCGATACCCCGATTCATACTGCCGGTTATTGTCTCGGCGGTACCATTCTGAGCATCGCCGCCGCCACGATGGCACGGGACAACGATAATCGTATTGCTTCGGTCACACTGTTTGCAGCGCAAACCGATTTCACAGAAGCCGGCGAGCTGATGCTCTTTATCAATGAAAGTCAGCTGACCTTCCTCGAAGATCTGATGTGGGAGCAAGGTTATCTGGATTCGGAGCAAATGGCGGGCGCGTTTATGATGTTGCGCTCCAAAGACTTGCTGTACTCTCGCATTGTCCATGAGTACATGATGGGTGAACGTAATGGCATGAATGACCTGATGTCCTGGAATGCTGATACAACCCGAATGCCCTATCGCATGCATTCACAATATCTCCGATCACTCTTTCTCAACAATGATTTAGCTGAAGGCCGATTCGAAGTGGGGGCAAACCCAATATTTTTAAGGGACATCAGGGTGCCTATTTTCGCCGTGGGAGCCAGTAAAGACCATGTCGCGCCCTGGCAATCGGTATTCAAAATCCGGCGTCTGACCAGTGCGCCGGAGGTCACCTTTTTATTGACCAGTGGTGGCCACAATGCCGGCATTATCAGTGAACCCGGCCATGCCCGTCGCAGCTATATGGTCAATACCCGAAAACGGGGCGATAAGTACGTCGGACCGGATGCCTGGCTGGAAGTGGCCGAGAAACATGAAGGTTCATGGTGGCCACATTGGCATGAATGGCTGCGAAACCATTCCTCAGGGGAAACCACTGCCCCCGCAATGGGTAACGTTGAAGCCGGTTATCACGAAATATGTGATGCCCCGGGTACGTACATACTGCAAAAATAA
- a CDS encoding metal ABC transporter permease encodes MDIVITALLTGIGLALVAGPLGCFIVWRRMSYFGDTLAHSALLGVTLGLLLQVNLTLAICASCVVISSGLVLLMKQSHLAADTLLGILAHSSLALGLIALSFMDHIRFDLNALLFGDILAVTPTDIYLTWAGGLGVLGLLYYLWPKLLMTTVHEALARVEGIPVGLIKFILMTLISFVIAIAMKIVGVLLITSMLIIPAATARKLANTPETMAIIASALGILAVTLGLSLSYYVDTPAGPSIVTSSFFLFLLIYVVKK; translated from the coding sequence ATGGATATCGTTATTACCGCGTTACTCACCGGCATCGGGCTGGCATTGGTTGCTGGCCCATTGGGCTGTTTTATCGTCTGGCGACGCATGTCTTATTTTGGTGACACCCTGGCTCACTCTGCCTTGCTTGGCGTGACGCTGGGTTTACTGTTGCAAGTTAACCTGACCCTGGCCATCTGCGCTTCCTGTGTGGTGATTTCATCCGGACTGGTATTGTTGATGAAGCAGAGCCACCTCGCGGCCGATACCTTGCTGGGCATATTAGCCCATAGCAGCCTGGCACTGGGTCTGATTGCACTCAGTTTTATGGATCATATTCGATTCGACCTGAATGCCCTGCTCTTTGGCGATATACTGGCCGTGACACCCACGGACATCTATTTGACCTGGGCGGGTGGGCTCGGAGTTTTAGGACTGCTTTACTATCTTTGGCCAAAGCTTTTGATGACAACTGTACACGAAGCGCTAGCCCGGGTTGAAGGCATTCCCGTTGGCCTCATCAAGTTTATTCTGATGACACTTATTTCTTTTGTTATTGCCATTGCAATGAAAATCGTGGGCGTTCTGCTCATCACCTCCATGCTCATTATTCCGGCCGCAACGGCCCGTAAATTAGCGAATACCCCGGAAACCATGGCGATTATTGCCAGTGCCTTGGGCATCCTCGCCGTCACATTGGGGCTCTCGTTATCCTATTACGTTGACACGCCGGCCGGGCCTTCAATTGTAACCAGTTCATTTTTTCTCTTTCTATTGATCTACGTCGTTAAAAAATAG
- the znuC gene encoding zinc ABC transporter ATP-binding protein ZnuC, translating to MNNQLLELNNISLKFEDNQILKNIAFNIHAKEIVTLIGPNGAGKTSLVKIILGLLSPTSGSLIPSRSLTIGYMPQKIQIDQTLPLNVKRFLRLAPGRKLTIQSVMALTGIERIANTPIQSISGGELQRVLLARAILRKPDLLVLDEPAQGVDISGQNELYNLIRDIREQFGCAIFMVSHDLHLVMAATDKVICLNQHICCSGHPEQVSNDPAYLDLFGPATAPGFAVYHHHHDHEHNVHGDVVPGTHAHACEDPHAHTHCKP from the coding sequence ATGAACAATCAGCTACTCGAACTGAATAACATCTCACTCAAATTTGAAGACAATCAGATCCTGAAAAATATTGCATTCAATATTCATGCAAAAGAGATCGTTACGTTGATTGGACCCAACGGAGCAGGTAAAACCAGCCTGGTCAAAATCATTCTCGGTCTCCTGTCACCGACATCGGGCTCACTGATACCCAGCCGCTCGCTTACCATCGGCTATATGCCCCAGAAAATCCAGATTGACCAGACGCTGCCGCTCAACGTCAAACGCTTCTTACGCCTTGCACCCGGTCGAAAACTGACTATCCAGTCGGTAATGGCACTCACTGGCATTGAACGGATCGCCAATACCCCCATTCAATCAATCAGTGGTGGAGAACTGCAACGGGTTCTGCTTGCCCGAGCCATTCTACGTAAACCAGACCTTCTCGTTCTGGATGAACCCGCACAGGGCGTAGATATTTCCGGACAAAATGAACTGTATAATTTGATTCGCGATATTCGAGAACAGTTCGGCTGTGCCATTTTTATGGTCTCACACGATTTACATCTGGTTATGGCGGCCACGGATAAAGTAATCTGTCTGAATCAACATATTTGCTGTTCCGGACATCCGGAACAGGTCTCCAACGACCCGGCATATCTTGATTTGTTCGGTCCTGCCACAGCACCCGGGTTTGCGGTTTATCACCATCACCATGATCATGAGCACAATGTCCATGGTGATGTCGTTCCCGGAACACACGCACACGCTTGCGAAGACCCTCACGCCCACACTCATTGCAAACCCTAA